One genomic window of Corynebacterium diphtheriae includes the following:
- a CDS encoding VanW family protein, protein MCTKLGQVSSKKVAKFSAGVILGLGVLGGIAYGADYVTSQGEVPRGATVGGIAIGGMAKEDAISTLQKQLKLTDQVTVTAGERTATFSPEVAGLSVDWNETIRAAGKQSANPITRLSSFFTTHEVEIVSERDDSKLIPELERVQKELSPAPADAAIRLTDGKVEVIPAVNGQELDKKELDKAVVSSWLHPEGVSVDPKVTKPRIGESAVEEARPAAEAAVSSPIVAHGRDKIDGVIEPTRMGEVVTFEPDGKKFRVAVNTDAARAILNETLNVTEVQRRNADIQFSGSAKTVIPHMDGVRIEWDKTLEHFDKRVTGKDSRTFDVAYTDEPATFTTEQAEAATFDQVVGEFTTGGYSQASGINIARVAQMVNGAIVAPGDTFSLNGYTGPRGIAQGFVESGIILNGHADKAVGGGISQFATTLYNAAYFAGMEDVAHTPHSYYISRYPAGREATVFEGAIDLQFKNTSPYPVRIVTSAGGGSVTVQLTGVKTVNVESINGGRWNYTPPRPITLSGPDCAASSGAQGFTTSDTRIIRSLSGSEISRETKTTVYDPSPIVTCS, encoded by the coding sequence GTGTGCACTAAATTGGGTCAGGTGAGTTCTAAGAAAGTAGCCAAGTTTAGTGCGGGTGTGATCCTGGGGCTGGGAGTCCTCGGCGGTATCGCATACGGTGCTGACTACGTGACGTCGCAAGGCGAAGTGCCTCGTGGCGCAACTGTGGGTGGCATCGCAATCGGTGGAATGGCTAAAGAAGACGCCATTTCCACCCTGCAGAAGCAACTGAAATTGACCGACCAGGTCACCGTCACCGCTGGCGAGCGCACAGCTACTTTCTCCCCAGAGGTTGCAGGGCTGAGCGTGGATTGGAACGAAACAATCCGTGCCGCCGGTAAGCAATCCGCCAACCCCATTACTCGTCTGAGCAGTTTTTTTACCACCCACGAGGTAGAGATTGTCTCCGAGCGCGATGATTCTAAACTCATCCCTGAGCTAGAGCGCGTACAAAAAGAGCTCAGCCCAGCGCCCGCCGATGCCGCTATTCGTCTTACCGACGGAAAAGTGGAAGTCATCCCAGCTGTTAACGGCCAAGAGCTGGATAAAAAAGAACTAGATAAGGCTGTTGTTTCCTCGTGGCTACACCCTGAGGGAGTAAGCGTTGACCCGAAGGTGACTAAGCCGCGCATCGGTGAATCCGCTGTGGAAGAGGCACGCCCTGCTGCCGAAGCCGCCGTCAGCAGCCCCATCGTGGCACACGGCCGCGACAAAATCGACGGTGTCATTGAACCAACCCGCATGGGCGAGGTAGTGACCTTCGAACCTGATGGCAAGAAGTTCCGCGTTGCCGTGAACACCGATGCTGCGCGCGCAATTTTGAACGAGACACTCAACGTGACCGAGGTGCAGCGGAGAAACGCTGACATTCAATTCTCTGGTTCAGCAAAGACCGTGATCCCGCACATGGATGGCGTGCGAATCGAATGGGACAAGACGCTGGAGCACTTTGATAAGCGTGTGACCGGCAAGGACAGCCGCACCTTCGACGTCGCCTACACCGATGAGCCAGCCACCTTCACCACCGAGCAAGCAGAGGCTGCAACCTTCGATCAAGTTGTCGGTGAATTTACTACCGGTGGCTACTCACAAGCATCGGGTATCAATATTGCACGCGTTGCTCAGATGGTCAACGGTGCTATTGTAGCCCCTGGAGATACTTTCTCACTCAATGGGTACACTGGCCCGCGTGGTATTGCCCAAGGATTTGTGGAATCCGGCATTATCCTCAATGGTCACGCTGATAAAGCCGTTGGCGGTGGCATTAGCCAGTTCGCTACTACTTTGTATAACGCTGCGTACTTCGCGGGCATGGAAGACGTAGCCCATACTCCACATAGCTATTACATCTCTCGTTATCCTGCTGGACGCGAAGCTACCGTATTTGAAGGTGCTATCGACTTGCAGTTTAAAAACACCTCACCATACCCCGTTCGCATTGTCACCTCCGCCGGCGGCGGTTCGGTAACAGTACAGCTCACTGGTGTGAAAACGGTGAATGTGGAATCGATTAATGGTGGTCGCTGGAACTACACACCACCGCGTCCGATCACACTTTCTGGCCCAGATTGTGCCGCTTCTTCCGGTGCACAGGGCTTTACCACCAG
- a CDS encoding glycoside hydrolase family 3 N-terminal domain-containing protein, with amino-acid sequence MDNLRRVFTPASLILGTVVAASMLSSCSQDSSQQAAPSTPSSTPTASQSEQLSSASSTPQAVALDPVQLRKDAASLMMVGVGNFDDALFAIQQGAGGIFIGSGTDPQILTTPGRDIAELRRIAGRPLSVAIDFEGGRVLRHRGILGDFPSPQVMAQTMTPEQVRGMAYDMGRSLFAHGINVNFAPVVDIEAGLEVVGDRAFSPDPLIDATYATAFAQGMSDAGVRPVLKHFPGHGRASGDSHTAQVHTPPLAELEKLDLIPYGRVPVAGAGVMVGHMIVPGLGAPETPSTINPAAYQLLRSGSYPGGQPFSGVIYTDDLTMGAVTSLMPTVQAVPAALAAGADQALWVSTAGLVEAIDATVAAVLEGRYPVEQFQASVARVAG; translated from the coding sequence ATGGATAACCTACGCCGCGTTTTCACACCCGCCTCGCTGATTCTTGGCACTGTTGTTGCCGCTAGCATGCTGAGCTCCTGCTCGCAGGACTCCTCCCAACAGGCTGCGCCAAGCACTCCTTCATCAACTCCTACTGCGTCGCAGTCTGAACAGCTCTCGTCGGCGTCGTCAACGCCGCAGGCTGTTGCTTTAGACCCAGTGCAGCTGCGCAAAGATGCTGCCAGCTTGATGATGGTGGGCGTGGGTAATTTCGACGATGCTCTCTTTGCCATCCAGCAAGGTGCCGGCGGAATTTTTATCGGCTCGGGTACAGATCCCCAGATCTTGACCACCCCAGGCCGCGACATTGCGGAGCTGCGTCGAATAGCGGGGCGCCCGCTGTCTGTAGCCATCGACTTTGAGGGTGGTCGCGTGTTGCGTCACCGCGGGATCCTTGGCGATTTCCCATCCCCGCAGGTGATGGCGCAAACCATGACCCCAGAGCAGGTGCGCGGAATGGCTTATGACATGGGTCGTTCCTTGTTCGCACATGGCATTAATGTGAACTTTGCGCCGGTAGTCGATATTGAAGCCGGCCTTGAAGTAGTAGGCGATCGCGCGTTTAGCCCAGATCCGCTTATCGACGCCACCTACGCCACCGCATTCGCCCAAGGAATGTCTGATGCTGGGGTGCGTCCCGTACTCAAGCACTTCCCAGGGCATGGCCGCGCCAGCGGCGACTCGCACACCGCACAAGTACACACCCCACCATTGGCTGAGCTAGAAAAGCTCGATCTGATCCCTTATGGCCGAGTGCCGGTTGCTGGTGCGGGCGTGATGGTAGGACACATGATCGTGCCGGGGCTGGGTGCTCCAGAAACTCCGTCGACGATCAATCCAGCTGCGTACCAGTTGCTTCGTTCCGGTTCATATCCCGGTGGTCAACCTTTTAGTGGCGTGATTTACACCGATGATTTGACTATGGGTGCGGTTACATCATTAATGCCCACCGTGCAGGCGGTACCAGCAGCTCTAGCAGCGGGTGCTGATCAGGCACTGTGGGTAAGTACGGCCGGTCTTGTGGAGGCTATTGATGCCACTGTGGCTGCAGTCTTGGAGGGGCGTTACCCCGTCGAACAGTTCCAGGCTTCAGTTGCGCGAGTCGCAGGCTAA
- a CDS encoding DUF2613 domain-containing protein: MAFDSDSLNRRTLGPAIASAVLGIALGVVAVIGASMVDSSPQGTHISSNDALLGDPEYGSRN; encoded by the coding sequence ATGGCCTTTGATTCCGATTCATTAAACCGACGCACCCTTGGACCGGCAATTGCCAGCGCAGTTTTAGGGATCGCGCTCGGAGTTGTTGCCGTAATCGGAGCGTCCATGGTGGACTCCTCACCACAAGGAACACACATAAGCTCTAACGATGCTCTTTTAGGCGACCCAGAGTACGGATCCCGCAACTAA
- a CDS encoding DUF3367 domain-containing protein codes for MPHLVGWILAALFSFLQPWGLIAADTKHDLVANPRQFLGGALHAWSDTFPLGQVQNQAYGYLFPHGLFFLITDPLPDWVAQRLWWTIVLGVGYSGTLILLRRLLPQAPATVIMLAAGAYALSPRILTTLTAISSEAWVVALAPWILWPLMRQDLKRCHVAASISAVALLGAVNATATLAASVPAGLYLLCYRRWRRLLLWLGGAIAVSLWWIVPLLVLGRYAPLFTDYIESAAVTTHWLSLPEVLRGTTSWTPFVDIERVAGHELVTNPLLIVCTLAVAGLGMIGLLRAPRWWTLLLFTGLLIMGGAHLCTGLLDGPGAALRNIHKFDPLVRLPLVIGLAYALHSLQLKRLPAAVLAGLVVLGSMAPAWSGQLLPQGAYREVPQYWKQAAELINREGAHTRTLVLPAASFARQTWGWTRDEPLQPLLQVPWVVRDAVPLVPPETIRGLDGVLSAVDKGAVDHLGDQLRRIGVGIVVIRHDLVAPHSGDATLTMMRSQFPDIEVHTFGSGKERVDVAILDRQAHGYLTDKLTRVAGGGEALSLLGPGDFILSDSDAEIVTDTPMLAARNYGAARRAISAPLATEAEGKDVGNPVRDYPSAARATRVVERGGHVVASSSAADATAFGGADPTRSITAAVDNDPDTAWFAAPGDRHPWLELQAESPDPHLELRITGKAGKVIIRSNNAHVAADMRPGVPTTIRIPGGATNRVRIEVAPGMGIASAQLIHSPITRTPTLPPAGPSAHTFLFQKVMVDTGLLNRGFETARPIEVTLSASHCERTITIDQVTYACGERFLLPAGYHELSTRSDWVRLSGDGKAGFVDLNGDSVFVTTQAANRGMRAFIGDHELTPITVNAGGQGFIVPKALATDDVLDVIRFEFAGEHTYRRGLAGGLLLGIVVLGACAVSIWRSRKHASSDTHAAEAFTPEVPTWIVVTIGLGAVTAASGWLGLLAAGIAAGISATRFVRRSFVIAACCVVAAMWMARAPWPDSHYFDVSTWASLVFALGMGALLPRWRSEKRPTDSTSS; via the coding sequence ATGCCACACCTCGTGGGCTGGATACTGGCCGCCCTCTTCAGCTTCCTACAACCGTGGGGACTTATCGCAGCCGACACCAAACACGACCTCGTGGCTAACCCCCGCCAGTTTCTCGGCGGTGCACTCCACGCTTGGAGCGACACGTTCCCCCTAGGCCAAGTACAAAACCAAGCCTATGGGTATTTATTTCCCCACGGACTTTTCTTCCTCATCACAGATCCACTACCCGACTGGGTAGCGCAGCGCCTATGGTGGACCATTGTGCTTGGGGTGGGATATTCCGGCACCCTAATACTGTTGCGCCGTCTCCTCCCCCAGGCCCCCGCCACAGTAATAATGCTTGCCGCCGGCGCTTATGCGTTATCGCCTCGGATTCTCACCACGCTTACGGCGATCTCCTCGGAAGCCTGGGTGGTAGCACTCGCCCCGTGGATCCTCTGGCCGCTTATGCGGCAGGACTTGAAGCGCTGCCACGTGGCGGCGTCGATAAGCGCCGTAGCGTTGTTAGGAGCCGTAAATGCCACCGCCACCCTAGCCGCCAGTGTTCCTGCCGGCCTCTACCTTCTTTGCTACCGACGCTGGCGGCGCCTGCTGCTATGGCTTGGTGGGGCGATAGCAGTAAGCCTGTGGTGGATCGTCCCGCTGCTGGTGTTGGGCCGCTATGCGCCACTGTTTACCGACTACATCGAAAGCGCGGCGGTCACCACTCACTGGCTCAGCCTGCCTGAAGTCCTACGTGGCACAACCAGCTGGACTCCCTTCGTCGACATAGAACGCGTCGCTGGGCACGAGCTCGTGACCAATCCGCTACTTATCGTGTGCACGCTGGCGGTCGCCGGCCTCGGCATGATCGGGCTACTACGCGCGCCACGATGGTGGACGCTCCTGCTTTTCACCGGCTTACTCATCATGGGCGGCGCTCACCTTTGCACAGGGCTTCTCGACGGCCCCGGCGCGGCCCTGCGCAACATCCACAAGTTCGACCCCCTCGTGCGCCTACCGCTGGTTATTGGCTTGGCCTACGCGCTTCATTCCCTACAGCTCAAACGTCTTCCGGCTGCGGTTCTTGCTGGATTGGTGGTACTTGGTTCGATGGCTCCTGCATGGTCTGGGCAGCTACTGCCCCAGGGTGCTTACCGTGAGGTGCCACAGTATTGGAAGCAAGCAGCTGAGCTAATTAATCGCGAGGGTGCTCATACCCGCACGCTGGTGCTGCCTGCGGCGAGCTTTGCACGCCAGACGTGGGGATGGACGCGTGACGAGCCACTGCAGCCGTTGTTGCAGGTCCCGTGGGTGGTGCGCGACGCGGTGCCGCTGGTGCCACCGGAGACCATCCGTGGGCTTGATGGTGTGTTGAGTGCTGTTGATAAAGGCGCCGTGGATCATCTGGGCGATCAGTTACGAAGAATCGGCGTAGGCATTGTGGTTATCCGTCACGATCTCGTGGCACCACATAGTGGGGACGCGACCTTAACCATGATGCGCTCGCAGTTTCCGGATATTGAAGTCCACACGTTTGGTTCGGGGAAAGAGCGTGTCGACGTAGCCATCCTTGACCGCCAGGCCCATGGGTATCTCACCGACAAACTCACCCGTGTTGCCGGCGGTGGTGAGGCATTAAGCCTGCTCGGCCCTGGTGATTTTATCTTGAGCGACTCCGACGCAGAGATCGTCACCGATACCCCGATGTTGGCTGCTCGCAATTATGGTGCAGCCCGTCGTGCGATCTCCGCGCCGCTTGCTACCGAAGCCGAAGGTAAGGACGTAGGCAACCCCGTGCGCGACTACCCTTCGGCTGCTCGCGCCACACGCGTGGTGGAACGCGGTGGGCATGTGGTGGCATCGTCATCGGCCGCCGACGCTACTGCTTTTGGTGGCGCAGACCCCACGAGATCTATCACCGCAGCTGTTGACAACGACCCCGATACCGCATGGTTTGCAGCCCCAGGAGATCGTCATCCGTGGCTCGAACTACAGGCCGAGAGCCCCGACCCTCATCTTGAACTGCGCATTACCGGCAAGGCCGGAAAAGTAATCATACGCAGCAACAATGCTCATGTCGCCGCCGATATGCGCCCAGGTGTTCCCACCACCATCCGTATACCAGGCGGAGCCACTAACCGCGTGCGCATCGAAGTCGCCCCAGGCATGGGCATTGCCTCAGCGCAGCTTATCCACTCCCCCATCACGCGAACCCCCACCCTGCCGCCGGCAGGACCCAGTGCGCACACCTTCTTATTCCAAAAAGTGATGGTAGATACCGGCCTGCTCAACCGCGGCTTTGAAACCGCACGCCCTATCGAAGTCACCCTATCTGCCTCGCACTGCGAGCGCACAATCACTATCGACCAAGTCACCTACGCTTGCGGTGAGCGCTTCCTCCTGCCCGCCGGCTACCACGAGCTATCTACCAGATCAGATTGGGTGCGCCTTTCTGGGGACGGTAAGGCTGGTTTTGTTGATCTCAACGGTGACTCTGTTTTTGTGACCACCCAAGCTGCCAATCGTGGCATGCGTGCATTCATCGGTGATCATGAGCTCACCCCCATCACCGTCAACGCAGGTGGCCAAGGGTTTATCGTTCCTAAGGCATTAGCCACCGACGATGTGCTTGATGTGATTCGCTTCGAGTTCGCCGGTGAACACACCTACCGTCGCGGCCTTGCCGGCGGGCTTCTCCTCGGGATAGTGGTACTGGGTGCCTGCGCGGTATCCATCTGGCGATCCCGTAAACATGCATCGAGTGATACTCATGCTGCTGAGGCTTTCACCCCTGAGGTACCAACATGGATCGTAGTGACAATCGGATTAGGAGCAGTAACAGCCGCAAGCGGTTGGCTAGGGCTGCTAGCCGCAGGAATAGCTGCTGGCATCTCCGCCACTCGTTTTGTTCGACGCTCCTTTGTTATCGCAGCATGCTGTGTTGTTGCTGCCATGTGGATGGCAAGAGCCCCGTGGCCTGATTCCCATTACTTTGATGTGAGTACCTGGGCTTCGCTTGTGTTTGCGTTGGGGATGGGTGCGTTGTTGCCTCGGTGGCGAAGCGAAAAACGCCCCACTGATTCCACGAGCTCGTAG
- a CDS encoding acyltransferase family protein — MLNFRLGSVGVSQSYLTSQPPRFLPQLEGLRAVAALGVLATHAAFQSGIDQRTPAGAILARFDFFVAVFFALSAFLLARGNHKHYYRRRAQRILPAYWACCAIVFALLPNAFGTPWYTILATFTLTQIYLPHALVGGLTHLWSLSVEVAFYLLLPLLIRIPQRYKIPSYLGLALAGFGWAAIPWPTDVWGGVNFQLWPMSYLPWFVVGLCAAELEQHRWIIRHGWLWWLAGLAVAWLAGQQWYGPLGLIHPTPAEFIRKIAAGTVFAALIIAPCIWGAPRSLPNRILTTRPMLSVGRWSYSLFLWHLPVLTVLFEVTTLQVFSSNTGLVFLLCAAISVVVAWISYELVESVGRFSLRHRGNNAPIPNANTSEAQVLTSK, encoded by the coding sequence GTGCTCAACTTTCGACTAGGATCCGTGGGAGTGTCTCAATCGTACCTAACCTCGCAACCACCACGGTTCTTGCCCCAGCTAGAGGGTCTACGCGCCGTGGCGGCACTCGGCGTGTTAGCTACCCACGCGGCATTCCAATCAGGTATCGACCAACGCACACCAGCTGGCGCAATACTGGCCCGATTCGATTTCTTTGTCGCGGTTTTCTTCGCCCTATCCGCATTCCTCCTCGCCCGCGGCAACCACAAGCACTACTATCGACGCCGCGCCCAACGCATCCTGCCCGCCTACTGGGCATGCTGCGCCATCGTCTTTGCCCTGCTCCCCAACGCATTCGGTACCCCTTGGTACACCATCCTAGCCACCTTTACTCTTACCCAGATCTACCTGCCCCACGCCCTTGTCGGTGGGCTAACCCACCTATGGTCGCTCAGCGTCGAAGTAGCCTTCTACCTGCTCTTACCCCTGCTTATTCGCATACCACAACGCTATAAAATCCCCAGCTACCTTGGTCTTGCGCTAGCAGGTTTTGGGTGGGCTGCCATCCCCTGGCCCACCGATGTGTGGGGAGGGGTCAACTTCCAACTCTGGCCCATGTCCTACCTGCCGTGGTTTGTTGTGGGCCTGTGCGCTGCGGAGCTGGAACAACACAGATGGATCATTCGCCACGGCTGGCTCTGGTGGCTTGCTGGACTAGCAGTAGCGTGGCTAGCAGGGCAACAATGGTACGGCCCCCTCGGGTTGATTCACCCCACGCCGGCGGAATTTATCAGAAAGATCGCAGCCGGCACTGTGTTCGCAGCGCTGATTATCGCTCCCTGTATCTGGGGCGCGCCCCGATCGTTGCCTAATCGCATACTCACCACTCGCCCCATGCTGAGCGTGGGGCGCTGGAGCTATTCCCTGTTTCTCTGGCACTTGCCAGTGCTGACCGTGCTTTTCGAGGTCACCACATTGCAGGTGTTTTCCAGCAACACCGGCCTCGTTTTCCTCCTGTGTGCCGCAATCAGCGTTGTGGTGGCATGGATTAGCTACGAGCTCGTGGAATCAGTGGGGCGTTTTTCGCTTCGCCACCGAGGCAACAACGCACCCATCCCCAACGCAAACACAAGCGAAGCCCAGGTACTCACATCAAAGTAA
- a CDS encoding DUF3068 domain-containing protein, whose translation MKPRLSPSGIAFVTAAVLFIMAAVVPALVTALLKPIPVGIARSITTQPAATVMVDPACAGASPLSCPHVETTTQLRREVTTNKTEVRDEVDLRVDESLRRTDTNEDIITIDDSLRLIRHSTYPVIDSTSHMKVKSQALNLNFDTGDFARDGLQYFFPFHTERRSYQFFDPIAQKTWPLDYVQQDNGEYVFTQTVPATNLVKAATRSYTQPDDISDEHSTQAQASDLSPEQQKQLAAMQVTDPQGSALLTPYYATTRTLWVEPKSGVVVNQEEDVFMFYAGSQREADRIAASGHDDELAKERTILRTSLNWDADTQANARAEARPTVVALKAARVGGFLVKMAGVAALIIGVLLASRRRSEPQCR comes from the coding sequence ATGAAACCTCGCCTCAGCCCCTCTGGCATTGCGTTTGTTACTGCTGCCGTGTTGTTTATTATGGCGGCCGTCGTTCCGGCGTTGGTGACGGCGCTGCTCAAGCCGATCCCTGTGGGTATTGCGCGTTCTATTACTACCCAGCCGGCGGCGACGGTGATGGTAGATCCTGCGTGTGCGGGGGCGTCGCCACTGTCGTGCCCGCATGTGGAAACGACCACCCAGCTGCGTCGTGAGGTAACAACGAACAAGACGGAGGTGCGCGATGAGGTGGATTTGCGTGTCGACGAATCCTTGCGGCGCACAGACACCAACGAGGACATCATTACTATCGACGATTCCCTCCGCCTGATCAGACACTCCACCTATCCTGTTATCGACTCCACAAGCCACATGAAGGTGAAGTCTCAGGCGTTAAACCTCAACTTTGATACCGGCGATTTCGCCCGCGATGGTTTGCAATACTTCTTCCCCTTCCACACGGAGCGGCGTTCGTATCAGTTCTTTGACCCGATCGCACAAAAGACCTGGCCGTTGGACTATGTGCAGCAAGATAATGGCGAGTATGTGTTCACTCAGACTGTTCCTGCGACCAACTTGGTCAAGGCCGCCACGCGTTCTTATACGCAGCCGGATGACATCTCCGATGAGCATTCCACGCAGGCACAGGCCTCGGATCTTAGCCCTGAGCAGCAAAAGCAGTTGGCCGCAATGCAGGTGACGGATCCTCAAGGCTCGGCGCTGCTCACACCGTACTATGCGACGACGCGCACGCTGTGGGTGGAGCCAAAAAGTGGTGTGGTGGTCAACCAAGAAGAAGATGTTTTTATGTTCTACGCGGGTTCGCAGCGCGAGGCGGATCGCATTGCAGCTTCCGGCCATGACGATGAGCTGGCCAAGGAACGCACGATTTTGCGCACCTCTTTGAACTGGGATGCGGATACCCAGGCGAATGCTCGCGCGGAGGCCCGCCCGACGGTAGTGGCGTTAAAGGCTGCCCGCGTGGGTGGCTTCTTGGTCAAGATGGCTGGTGTGGCAGCGCTGATCATCGGTGTGCTTTTGGCTTCTCGACGCCGCAGCGAACCCCAATGCCGCTAG